The Pollutimonas sp. M17 sequence CCAGCTGGCGTATGGGCAGCAGCTGATCGTCGTTCGAAACGCGGAACTTGCCCCACTGCAGGCCCGCCAGCACGGCCAGCTCTTTTTCGTTGGCGCCGTAGTGGGTGAAGAAGTCATTGATCTTCTTCTTGGTGGCCTCGGGCAGGTTCTTGCGCCATACGATGGGGTCGGCCGGAATCAGCGGCGACTTCCAGATGACCTTCAGTTCGGCCGCCTTGGCGGGGTTGGTTTCCTGCAAGCGCTCCATGCCTTCGGTGTTGAAAGTGGCCACGTCGACCTGCTTGTTGGCCACGCTCAAGGCATTGACTTCATGGCTGGCATTCAAGGAGCGCTTGAAGATCTTGTTGGCTTCGACGTTGTTCTTGGCGAACACGTAGTAGCCGGGAACCAGATAGCCCGAGGTCGAGTTGGGGTCGCCATTGCCGAAGGTCAGGTCCTTGGCGTTCTTCAGCATGTCCTCCACCGAATTGATGGGGCTGTCCTTGTGCGCCACCAGCAGGCTCCAATAGCCGGGATTGCCGTTGGCCGCCACCGTCTGCGCGAAGATCTCGCCGCCGGCGCGGTCGACCGCCTCCATGGCGGACTTGTTGCCGTACCAGGCCACATCCACTTTATTGAAGCGCATGCCCTGGATGATGCCGGCGTAGTCGGGCGCAAAGAAGGAATTGATCTTCATGCCCGTTTGCCTGCTCATCTCGGCCAGGAAAGGATCCCACTGGGCCTTCAGGTTCTGCGAGGACTCGGTGGAGATAATGCCGAAATTCAGTTCCTTGGGCTCGGCGGCATTCGCCGCGCCGCACAGGGCCATACCGGCCAGGGCCGTCGCCGCAATGGCTTTATGCATGTCTTTGAACATATCAATACTCCAGGTAGTGCTTCGTTGACTTGTCTAGACAAGCCGGGTAAAAAAATGCCCGAGCCACAAGCGTGGATCAGGCGGCAACAAGAGAAACTTCACGCAGCGGGCTGCGTCGGCGGGACGACTCGGGAATCAGCAATGAAGCGTCCAGATCACCACCGTACAGCTCGTTCAGGAAGGGGCCGCTCAGCGCATCCACCGAACCGTCGAAATGGATGCTGCCGGACTTCAGCGCCACGACGCGCTCGCAATAGCGAACGGCGTAGTCCACCTGATGCAGGGTGACCACCACGGTCTTGCCGTCGCGCTGATTGATGTCGGCCAGGATGTCCATGACCTTGCGCGCGGACTCCGGATCCAGCGAGGCGATGGGCTCGTCGGCCAGAATCACTTCAGCCTGCTGGCTCAATGCGCGGGCAATCGCCACGCGCTGCTGCTGGCCGCCCGACAGGGTGGACGCGCGGCGGTGCGCGTACTCGGCTAGGCCCACGCGCTCCAGGGCGGCCATGGCGCGGTCTTTTTCTTCCGGACTGAACAGGCCCAGCGACCCCCGCCAGCGCGGTATGCGGCCCAGGTGGCCCAGCAGCACATTGCCCAGCACGCTAAGGCGACCCACCAGGTTGAACTGCTGGAAGATGTAGCCGATGTCGGCCCGCAGGCGGCGAACCTGGCTGTTCAGGCGCCCCGCCGCCTGCACGGGCTGTCCAAGAACGTGTATGGAGCTTGCATCCTTGCGGTCGCCGCATGCCAGTCCCGCCAGGTGGCGCAGCAAGGTCGACTTGCCCGAGC is a genomic window containing:
- the phnD gene encoding phosphonate ABC transporter substrate-binding protein, which translates into the protein MFKDMHKAIAATALAGMALCGAANAAEPKELNFGIISTESSQNLKAQWDPFLAEMSRQTGMKINSFFAPDYAGIIQGMRFNKVDVAWYGNKSAMEAVDRAGGEIFAQTVAANGNPGYWSLLVAHKDSPINSVEDMLKNAKDLTFGNGDPNSTSGYLVPGYYVFAKNNVEANKIFKRSLNASHEVNALSVANKQVDVATFNTEGMERLQETNPAKAAELKVIWKSPLIPADPIVWRKNLPEATKKKINDFFTHYGANEKELAVLAGLQWGKFRVSNDDQLLPIRQLELFKQRSQVSVDSTMNAAEKQAKLAEIDASLQKLTARMDALEKKVASAR
- the phnC gene encoding phosphonate ABC transporter ATP-binding protein — translated: MNSVIRVEGLDKSFGGKQVLFDLGLAVRPGEMVALIGASGSGKSTLLRHLAGLACGDRKDASSIHVLGQPVQAAGRLNSQVRRLRADIGYIFQQFNLVGRLSVLGNVLLGHLGRIPRWRGSLGLFSPEEKDRAMAALERVGLAEYAHRRASTLSGGQQQRVAIARALSQQAEVILADEPIASLDPESARKVMDILADINQRDGKTVVVTLHQVDYAVRYCERVVALKSGSIHFDGSVDALSGPFLNELYGGDLDASLLIPESSRRRSPLREVSLVAA